The genome window TCGGGTCCGGGGCCGGCCTGCCCGGGATGGTACTGAAGGCCTGGGAACCGGAGCAACCCATGCTCTTCGTTGAATCAAGCGGCAAGCGGTGTCTTTTCCTGGAAGAGGCCGGTCATCGCTTGGGATTGGGTGTGGCCGTGAAACAGGCCCGGTGCGAAGAGCTATCCATACAAAATCTCGTGCAAGCCTGGGGAGGGGCCTACCCGATTCGACATTTCGTCTATTTTATGAGAGCCGTAGATCCTTTGCTGAAAGCAAGTTCCTGGGTTCCCTCGCTGATGACACCCGGCGATCTCTGGCTATTCTATACGGGGATTGGGTGGGAAAAGTTGTATGAGAGTTGCCGAGAGGAACTGGAGGCATCTTCCATGAAACTTATTAAATGCCTTGAAGTTCCATGGTCGCCTGGCCGGATTTTGATCTTTGAGAAGGATGTTAGGGAATAAGCGGTAACTGTTTTATTGGATTACCGGTACACGAAAGCATCATTTAAAAGCACCTTCTTTCGCCTTTGATGCCGGGACTCACAGAGGCCCTCTGCTGGCAGGATTCCGCACTGAAGAACCTCATCATTTGAAGGTCCCACATTCTCACTCCCCAAAATCACAGATTCTGGATGCGGAATGGATCCCAAAGGCCTCTTAAGTCTTCGCTCTTGGTTTCATTTTATTCTGGAGTGTAATTCCATAAAAAATAAAGAGTTGTTGTGCCATATTTATCAAGGGCGGACCACCTGTTTATCATTCCGATACACGAGGTAGGATATTTCGCACAGAATGCCCCTGTTGAAAACAGGAACAACTGATTCTCACCCGCAAAAAACGAACGCGACAAGGGGCGAGCTCGGCACGTCCGGACCGCCGGCCTCAATTCCACCCTACCCGGCTTGCTGGGATTGCCGCCCAGGCACGCCCCCGGGGTTCGGGAAGCCCTGGATTACCACTAACCCGCCCCAAAATCCGGACAGGATCGTCAACCCCCCAATTCGGATATCGCACCCGGACTGTTTCACGTGAAACGAGACTGGGTCCAACGGGCGATATTTCCACCCGTTGTTAATGTTACGAGGCAAAAATCGCGAGATTAGAGCGGAAATCGACCCGAATGTCGATGCCTGGACGCCCCCAAAAGGGGCAACCCGGCGATTATGTTCATTATTCTTCTGAAACTAATTAAAATATCATAGGTTGCCCAATCTTTTCTTGACCGGACACCGTTTCTTTCATAATGTTTGCATCTAGTTAAGGGGGCGGCTGGGATGTCGTTTATATGACGTCAATTGGACGATAGATCATCAATCAACGATCTGCATCGATTGACAGATGGAGAACAGATAACTCCCCGAATAGGCATTCAATTAGAAAAGATTCACGGCCGACGAAGACGAGAACAACACAAGGACGGCACAGGCTCTCCCAGACAGAGGGAGGTTCAAATGTATTGGGAAGGCAACTTTCATAGCGATCCAGGTGGGAATGGATCCCGAGGGATCGCGCAGGGGCCTAACAATGGAGACAAGGATCCGCCGATACACCATGGCGCAGGATCTTCGTCGATCATGATGGATTCAGCGAGGGAGACATCATCAGATGATTCGACGGGACAAGACCAGTGGGAAAGCGGGAACTCGGTTCTGCCGGAAATACAGCCCGCCCCACCCAGGACCGCCTGCAGGGTTTTATCTATTGCAAACCAAAAGGGTGGCGTCGGCAAGACGACGACAGCCATAAACCTAAGCGCTTCATTGGCTATGGCTGGCAGGCGCATTCTTGTTCTCGATATGGATCCCCAGTCGAACGCGACCTCCGCCTTGGGGCAAAAGGTGGATCATACAACCCGCACAATCTATGATGTGCTGCTGGGTGAGGCGACGCTCCGAGAAGCGATCCTGACAACCGATGCGCTGGGAATACGAATCGTACCCTCTTCCCCGCAATTCGCCGGGGCCGAAGTGGAACTCGTGTCGGTGGAGAATCGCGAGTTCCTGCTCAAGGAGCAGCTTGATGGTCTGAAATCTGAGTACGATTACGTAATTATCGACTGTCCTCCCTCTCTCGGGTTGCTCACCGTCAATGCCCTCTCTGCCTCAGATGGCGTGATCGTTCCTATCCAGTGCGAATATCTGGCGCTAGAGGGGCTTTCTCATTTACTTGAAACACTTCAAGCGGTTAGGAAGTCATTGAACCCCAAGCTACGGGTAGAGGGGCTCCTTTTGACGATGTATGACGGCCGATTGTCGCTCTCTCAGCAGGTGGCGAATGATGCGCGGACCTACTTTGGATCACGTGTCTATCGAACCATGATTCCGAGGAATGTGAGGCTTGGTGAGGCGCCCAGCTTTGGGAAACCCGTTATTCTATATGATCGGGCATGCGCCGGATCAATGAGCTATGTAAATTTGGCAAAGGAGATTATGGAGAATGAGTCGCAAGGCGTTGGGGCGTGGTCTGAAAGCGCTCATACCGGACTCCCCGGCTGAGAGGCCAACCCTCGTTGAGGATTCGGCAACGAGGCTCTCGATTAGCGAGCTAAAACCTAATCCATTTCAGCCCCGGCGCGAATGGTCCGATGCGGAGCTCCAAAACCTCGCCGAATCGCTGAAGATTCATGGGCTCCTCGAACCCATTCTTGCCCGACCCGCCTCTGGTCAATATGAGATTATCGCGGGCGAGCGCCGAGTGCGGGCCGCCCAGCTTCTGGGATGGACTCATATTGAAGCCCGCATTCGGAGCGTTTCAGATGAAGAGGCTCTTCAATTGGCGCTGGTCGAGAACCTTCAACGCAAAGATCTCAATCCGATGGAAGAAGCACGTGGCTACCGAGCGTTGGCGGAACAATTCTCCTGGACACACGACAGGGTTGCAAATGAGGTCGGAAAGAGCCGAACAGCCATCTCAAATTCATTGAGACTTCTTAAATTACCAGAGTCCGTCAAGGAATATGTTTCACGTGAAACACTCTCGGAGGGCCATGCTCGAACGTTACTTGGGCTTCCGAATCCGGCTATGCAAGAGCGCCTGGCGGGGGACTGCGTCTCAAAGGGTCTATCTGTGAGACAACTTGAGAAAATGGTCCGCCAATTGGCTAAAAGGCTCGAAAGCCGCGGCCGAAAGGGGCGAAGCACGCCAGGGAGAGAAGAAATCCAGGCCCTGCAACATGCTATGACGCAAGCGATGAGCATGGATATTTCTATCAGTGGAAATCGAAACCGAGGTGCTGTAAGGATTCGATATGGGTCAAGGGAGGAGCTGGAGGGATTGATTGCCAGGCTTGGTATTGTCATTCATTGATGGATCGGCCGGCAAGGCATACAGAGACCAGAGATCCCCAATAGGCGGCTGAATGGAAGAAATAAAGGAAATTCCCGCCCCGGCGTTCGGGAACGATGAGTATTCCATCCTCATCACACCCCCAGGGACGGGACGAATCTACAAGTTGCAGATTAAGCCCTGGCAACTCCGCCTCGGAGTGGTGGTTGGAATCTTATTCCTATCGGTTGTACTGATCGGCGCGGCTTTCTATGGAAAAATCCTCATACAGGCCCGCACAACCGCTGGTTTGCAGGCCGAGGTGGAGTTGCTTCATACTCAACTGGCCCAACTCGAGATACTCCAAATAGAGGTCCAGAAGCTGGAAAGATTTCGGAAAGACGTCTTGGAATTGACGGGTATTTCAGAGCCCCGAATCCAGGCAGATGAGGAGGGTTGGGAAAAGGACAGCGAGGGTATAGAAGAAAGCTCAGACAGCAGGAGCAACCGAGTCAACCGGATGGAGATGGCTGATGCCCTGCGGGGAGAAGATGTTGCGGGCCAGGCGCAACGGATTTATCCAGAACAGCTTAAGCTGGTTAGGAGTCTTATATTCCAGCGACCCTGCCCCGGGCCCATTTCGAGGGGCTTTTCGATCGGAGCTTCTGGCGGAGAGATTCACTCTGCCGTTGATCTTGCAGGAAGCGTAGGGACTGGGATTGCCGCCGCCGGGCCGGGCGTTGTGATCCGAACCGAAAAGGATGATGTCTTTGGTCTCGTTGTCGTTTTGGGACATGGAGGGGATATTCAAACCCTCTATGGACACAATTCAAAGATTTTAGTGTCCCAGGGTGAGCGAGTTGAGGCAGGGCAACTCATAGCAGAGATGGGGAATACCGGGCTTAGCTCGGCGCCCCATCTCCATTTTGAAATCCGATTGAAAGATCAACCCATAGATCCAGCGGAGATTATTACATCTCTTCGACCGGAAAGACTAAAATAGAAACAGGGGAAAAAGAGAGGCTTGGTGAAGCATGTCTTGGTGGCGTAAGAGTTCAGAGGGAAAGCAGCCGGTGTCTCCGACGGCGGGGAAGGCGCCTCCCCCCCAGGCAACACCACTTACTCACGCAGAAAAGGATCGTAGGCCGAAGTTTGGTTCCACGACAAGGGAGACGCCCATGATTCCCCAAGGAATTACGATAAATGGAAATATGGAAGGTGCGGGCCACCTGATTATTAACGGAACTGTCCGTGGAAACGTTAACATCAAGGGGCGACTTGAAATAGGAGTCCAGGGCAGTGTTGACGGCGATTTAAGGGCCGAAGAACTTCTTGTCGTGGGCGCCGTTAAAGGAAATATCTACTGCTCCAGCAAGCTGTTACTCCGAAGCGGCTGTCGTGTGACCGGAAATCTACTTTGTGCGGGCCTCATTATGGAGGAGGGGGCCTGGTTGAAGGGGCGCTGTCAAATGGGTCGTCAAAACCAAACCCCCATCTCGGCGCCGGGAGCAACGTCTGGGAAGAGCTCCAATCAGGTACTTGGCCAAGCATCAGGTAAGGTTTCACCCCAATCACATCAAAACGCCGGCCCGGCAGGACCACAGGAACAGGTTCCAATGAAGAGCGGCGTCCTCGGATCAACGTCGTCAGAGAGC of Candidatus Eisenbacteria bacterium contains these proteins:
- a CDS encoding class I SAM-dependent methyltransferase; translation: MPARGVRHITIPIDKFKEEYNSQLDTLAARLAEHGLELNAGRKETLYRFALLIAERAQEFNLVSRGDLERVIDKHVGASLGPLLYVKTDPRSLWVDIGSGAGLPGMVLKAWEPEQPMLFVESSGKRCLFLEEAGHRLGLGVAVKQARCEELSIQNLVQAWGGAYPIRHFVYFMRAVDPLLKASSWVPSLMTPGDLWLFYTGIGWEKLYESCREELEASSMKLIKCLEVPWSPGRILIFEKDVRE
- a CDS encoding AAA family ATPase, whose translation is MDSARETSSDDSTGQDQWESGNSVLPEIQPAPPRTACRVLSIANQKGGVGKTTTAINLSASLAMAGRRILVLDMDPQSNATSALGQKVDHTTRTIYDVLLGEATLREAILTTDALGIRIVPSSPQFAGAEVELVSVENREFLLKEQLDGLKSEYDYVIIDCPPSLGLLTVNALSASDGVIVPIQCEYLALEGLSHLLETLQAVRKSLNPKLRVEGLLLTMYDGRLSLSQQVANDARTYFGSRVYRTMIPRNVRLGEAPSFGKPVILYDRACAGSMSYVNLAKEIMENESQGVGAWSESAHTGLPG
- a CDS encoding ParB/RepB/Spo0J family partition protein is translated as MSRKALGRGLKALIPDSPAERPTLVEDSATRLSISELKPNPFQPRREWSDAELQNLAESLKIHGLLEPILARPASGQYEIIAGERRVRAAQLLGWTHIEARIRSVSDEEALQLALVENLQRKDLNPMEEARGYRALAEQFSWTHDRVANEVGKSRTAISNSLRLLKLPESVKEYVSRETLSEGHARTLLGLPNPAMQERLAGDCVSKGLSVRQLEKMVRQLAKRLESRGRKGRSTPGREEIQALQHAMTQAMSMDISISGNRNRGAVRIRYGSREELEGLIARLGIVIH
- a CDS encoding M23 family metallopeptidase — its product is MEEIKEIPAPAFGNDEYSILITPPGTGRIYKLQIKPWQLRLGVVVGILFLSVVLIGAAFYGKILIQARTTAGLQAEVELLHTQLAQLEILQIEVQKLERFRKDVLELTGISEPRIQADEEGWEKDSEGIEESSDSRSNRVNRMEMADALRGEDVAGQAQRIYPEQLKLVRSLIFQRPCPGPISRGFSIGASGGEIHSAVDLAGSVGTGIAAAGPGVVIRTEKDDVFGLVVVLGHGGDIQTLYGHNSKILVSQGERVEAGQLIAEMGNTGLSSAPHLHFEIRLKDQPIDPAEIITSLRPERLK
- a CDS encoding polymer-forming cytoskeletal protein produces the protein MIPQGITINGNMEGAGHLIINGTVRGNVNIKGRLEIGVQGSVDGDLRAEELLVVGAVKGNIYCSSKLLLRSGCRVTGNLLCAGLIMEEGAWLKGRCQMGRQNQTPISAPGATSGKSSNQVLGQASGKVSPQSHQNAGPAGPQEQVPMKSGVLGSTSSESTPSSSQSSRP